The proteins below come from a single Mytilus edulis chromosome 5, xbMytEdul2.2, whole genome shotgun sequence genomic window:
- the LOC139525578 gene encoding transmembrane protein with metallophosphoesterase domain-like: protein MIMKRKGALIVSIIAIVLSVIFAESWVLSLESKLRGRILRIQVVIIIQCGVAVISIFLWKNLSTVFQTKGHDASPPRLFWKFILILYTMFAHGSYLSNVFLVRTEPSVLAIVSYLCLGAHVQMFTFLVIAKAVGFIIKLCKKRPLKNNSTAIMAMFYGFLMTSYGYYRICQPPMIKNVTIPIKKLPPSLNGFTITLLSDIHIGPTVGKKQLEVAVDITNSLQSDVVVIDGDLVDGVVSKLKDAVQPLRDIKSKHGIFYVTGNHEYYTMDVENWMETLKELGVHVLHNANAKVPADKADDNSLCFVGTDDIEADRIRYDGHGMKLDTAIKGCSTGQITILLAHQPSAAKIALQSNNKIDLILCGHTHGGQMFPIIIGAYFINPFYAGLYQHGDSFIYVTMGTYYWGFPMRIGTQHEITKITLVSV from the exons ATGATCATGAAAAGAAAGGGTGCTTTGATCGTCTCGATAATTGCTATTGTTTTAAGTGTGATATTTGCAGAATCATGGGTGCTTTCACTAGAAAGCAAACTAAGAGGAAGAATTCTCAGAATTCAAGTTGTGATTATCATACAATGTGGCGTTGCGGTTATATCAATCTTTTTATGGAAAAATCTGTCTACTGTATTTCAGACCAAAGGTCATGATGCATCGCCTCCTCGACTTTTTTGGAAATTCATACTTATACTGTATACAATGTTTGCCCATGGAAGTTATTTATCGAACGTCTTTCTTGTAAGAACAGAACCATCAGTCCTAGCCATAGTCAGTTACCTGTGCTTAGGAGCACATGTTCAGATGTTTACCTTCTTGGTCATAGCTAAAGCAGTTGGCTTCATTATCAAACTTTGCAAAAAGAGACCAttgaaaaataatagtacagcTATAATGGCAATGTTTTATGGTTTCTTAATGACAAGTTATGGCTATTATAGAATTTGTCAGCCACCAATGATTAAAAATGTTACTATTCCAATTAAAAAGTTGCCACCTTCATTGAATGGCTTTACAATTACATTACTCAGTGATATTCATATAGGACCAACTGTTGGAAAGAAACAGCTTGAAGTTGCAGTTGACATAACTAACAGTCTTCAGTCAG ATGTAGTTGTAATTGATGGGGATTTAGTTGATGGTGTTGTTTCAAAGTTAAAGGATGCAGTACAGCCACTTAGGGATATTAAGTCAAAACATGGAATATTTTATGTCACAG GTAATCATGAATATTATACTATGGATGTTGAAAATTGGATGGAGACATTAAAAGAATTAGGTGTTCATGTTTTACACAATGCTAATGCTAAAGTACCTGCTGACAAAGCAGATGACAATTCCTTATGTTTTGTGGGGACTGATGATATAGAAGCAGATAGGATTAG GTATGATGGACATGGTATGAAACTAGATACTGCCATTAAAGGTTGTTCCACTGGACAAATCACCATTTTATTAGCACATCAGCCAAGTGCAGCAAAAATTGCATTgcagtcaaataataaaattgatttaattcTCTGTG GACATACACATGGCGGTCAAATGTTTCCCATAATAATAGGTGCCTATTTCATAAATCCTTTTTATGCTGGATTGTATCAGCATGGAGACTCATTTATTTATGTAACCATGGGAACTTATTACTGGGGATTCCCCATGAGAATTGGCACCCAacatgaaattacaaaaataacattaGTGTCAGTATGA